One genomic window of Streptomyces sp. NBC_01276 includes the following:
- a CDS encoding XRE family transcriptional regulator, with translation MAQQALRQCDDCGCRLSQYNPDGLCSACARSRIPSAPALPAVPERVWQDVDVRQALAALDFGKASRLIRQRGSLRQEDIAQLTGLSQAFLSMLESGSRRLTNIDKIIEFVAGVGAPAELVQLPLPRSAGRPLQQPADQSAGDLDPTLPWTAARMVAALDHAVGGDVIDRRQFLTVSGIALTAFVHHWSTAEAEPLQRATEGSQLAPELLDNLQATTDRLRIMDASAGSGTLTELGDAHLELLKRLLQKASYTEDTGRRLAAIVADTATQTGWFAFDSGRHDHAQSYLLAALRAAKVSGDDRLGAGALSYLAIHGYSTGQPRNAVTAARAAREKIRTLGTPALEAMLLTRQARGHAKLGERQAAIIALGEAAELCARGRSEFDPHWLYWINEGEIHGQSGSAYLDLDDAPHAAVSFTEARKALNPADQRTNALFLSRAASAYLRKGELEAGCATAHHALDLAEQLQSARLNEHIEGMIGDLAPVRRNPYARELIDRAALVTGARS, from the coding sequence GTGGCCCAGCAGGCGCTGCGACAGTGCGACGACTGCGGCTGCAGGCTCAGCCAGTACAACCCGGACGGCCTCTGCTCCGCTTGCGCGCGATCTCGCATCCCTTCCGCCCCCGCGTTACCCGCCGTACCGGAGCGGGTGTGGCAAGACGTCGATGTCCGGCAGGCCCTTGCAGCCTTGGACTTCGGCAAGGCCAGCCGTTTGATCAGACAGCGAGGCTCGCTGCGCCAGGAGGACATCGCCCAGCTCACAGGATTGAGCCAGGCGTTCTTGTCCATGCTGGAGTCGGGCAGCCGACGCCTCACCAACATCGACAAGATCATCGAATTTGTCGCAGGCGTCGGCGCCCCTGCCGAGCTCGTCCAGCTCCCGCTCCCACGGTCAGCAGGGAGACCGCTTCAGCAGCCCGCGGATCAGTCAGCCGGAGATCTCGACCCAACCCTGCCCTGGACCGCGGCCCGTATGGTGGCGGCACTGGACCATGCGGTTGGAGGCGACGTGATTGACCGCCGGCAGTTCCTTACGGTGAGCGGCATCGCGCTCACCGCCTTCGTCCACCACTGGAGCACCGCCGAGGCCGAGCCCCTTCAACGCGCCACGGAAGGAAGCCAGCTCGCCCCGGAACTGCTGGACAACCTGCAGGCGACCACCGACCGCCTGCGCATCATGGATGCCAGCGCCGGTAGCGGCACCCTCACCGAGCTCGGCGACGCGCACCTCGAACTCCTCAAACGCCTTCTGCAAAAGGCGTCATACACCGAAGACACCGGGCGACGCTTGGCCGCCATCGTCGCCGACACCGCCACACAGACCGGCTGGTTCGCCTTCGACTCCGGACGCCACGACCACGCGCAGAGCTATCTGCTCGCCGCACTCCGCGCGGCCAAGGTCTCCGGCGACGACCGCCTGGGGGCCGGCGCCCTGTCCTACCTGGCCATCCACGGCTACTCCACCGGACAGCCGCGCAACGCGGTCACAGCGGCGCGAGCCGCCCGAGAGAAGATCAGGACCTTGGGCACCCCCGCCCTGGAGGCGATGCTGCTGACCCGGCAGGCACGCGGGCACGCCAAGCTCGGCGAACGGCAGGCAGCCATCATCGCACTTGGCGAGGCAGCCGAACTCTGCGCCCGGGGGCGTTCCGAGTTCGACCCCCACTGGCTGTACTGGATCAACGAAGGCGAGATCCACGGCCAGTCCGGGAGCGCCTATCTCGACCTGGACGATGCGCCCCATGCCGCCGTCAGCTTCACCGAGGCGCGAAAGGCCCTGAACCCGGCAGACCAGCGCACCAACGCTCTGTTTCTTTCCCGCGCGGCGTCCGCCTACCTCCGGAAGGGCGAGCTCGAAGCAGGCTGCGCCACGGCACACCATGCGCTCGACCTTGCCGAACAGCTCCAATCGGCCCGTCTCAATGAGCACATCGAGGGAATGATCGGTGACCTCGCCCCGGTCCGCCGGAACCCGTACGCTCGGGAGCTGATCGACCGTGCCGCTCTCGTGACGGGTGCAAGGAGCTGA
- a CDS encoding GNAT family N-acetyltransferase produces the protein MNINSTEVSPSATVQVRRFRNDDSVEQLTLLLHRAYADHAAAGRVFFASYQNPQDTLHRLSKGECWVAMNGNALVGTVTVSAPHTTPAGYPAPAGGGSFWQLAVEPSQRGTGLGQRLLVLAESRIAALGSTQVVIDTSSQATDLVDWYRRRGYAPIGTWRWDVTNYDSIVLMKNLPTTTSS, from the coding sequence ATGAACATCAACTCGACGGAAGTGAGTCCGTCTGCAACCGTGCAGGTCAGGCGTTTCCGCAACGATGATTCGGTAGAGCAGCTGACCCTCCTGCTCCATCGCGCCTACGCAGACCACGCCGCTGCCGGGCGGGTCTTCTTCGCCTCCTACCAAAATCCGCAGGACACACTGCACCGCCTGAGCAAAGGCGAGTGCTGGGTCGCGATGAACGGGAACGCACTGGTCGGCACCGTCACCGTGTCAGCCCCTCACACCACTCCGGCCGGATACCCGGCGCCGGCAGGAGGGGGCTCGTTCTGGCAACTGGCTGTCGAGCCATCGCAAAGAGGCACTGGCCTCGGACAGCGACTGCTGGTCCTGGCAGAGTCACGTATCGCTGCTCTCGGATCGACACAGGTCGTCATCGATACCTCTTCACAGGCAACAGACCTCGTCGACTGGTACCGCCGGCGCGGCTACGCGCCGATCGGCACTTGGCGGTGGGACGTCACCAATTACGACAGCATCGTCCTCATGAAGAACCTCCCGACGACAACTTCTTCGTGA
- a CDS encoding HAD family hydrolase, giving the protein MTQAQQVLVLWDIDRTLLYVGDIDRQVYRETFAEVVGRPAEHLPARGTGVTMPLAIRSLLIDNGVPEAEVVALLPRMVDLLPVHLATRAEDLRTQGVLMPGAAAALRAVHDHPGLIPTAVTGNLKPNAVLKLAAFDLNGLLDTEIGGFASDDHHRPALVAIAQKRAQAKYGTVFTRSNTVIIGDSLEDVRTGLEGGAPVIGIASGKTTAAELTEAGADLVLDSLADVARVLEGIAALTTTSGQPEGSVRPFTKKLSSGGSS; this is encoded by the coding sequence GTGACCCAGGCCCAGCAGGTCCTCGTGCTGTGGGACATCGACCGTACGCTGCTGTACGTCGGCGACATCGACCGGCAGGTCTACCGCGAGACCTTCGCCGAGGTCGTCGGCCGTCCCGCCGAACACCTGCCGGCCCGCGGCACCGGCGTCACCATGCCGCTGGCGATCCGATCGCTCCTGATCGACAACGGAGTCCCGGAAGCTGAAGTCGTCGCTCTGCTGCCGCGCATGGTGGATCTCCTTCCGGTCCACCTCGCCACACGTGCAGAGGACCTGCGTACACAGGGCGTCCTCATGCCAGGAGCCGCCGCCGCGCTGCGCGCGGTGCACGATCATCCCGGCTTGATTCCGACCGCCGTCACAGGGAACCTCAAGCCGAACGCCGTGCTCAAGCTCGCGGCCTTCGACCTCAACGGCCTCCTCGACACCGAGATCGGCGGATTCGCCTCCGACGACCACCACCGGCCGGCGCTCGTCGCCATCGCTCAGAAGCGCGCCCAGGCCAAGTACGGCACGGTCTTCACCCGCTCGAACACTGTGATCATCGGGGACTCGCTGGAGGATGTTCGAACAGGCCTTGAGGGCGGCGCCCCCGTCATCGGCATCGCATCGGGCAAGACCACGGCCGCCGAACTTACCGAGGCCGGTGCTGACCTCGTACTCGACTCCCTCGCAGACGTGGCACGGGTTCTGGAGGGCATCGCCGCGCTGACGACGACGAGCGGGCAGCCTGAAGGTTCTGTCCGGCCGTTCACGAAGAAGTTGTCGTCGGGAGGTTCTTCATGA
- a CDS encoding NUDIX domain-containing protein codes for MTITKRNARAILLDGDDLVLIKRTKPGRDPYWVTVGGGVEAEDASIEDTLHREVFEELGGKLSKAELVHLITDSLDGGLGVQHIFAARLEQMDLAVRAGTEFDKPERGGYEVVRVPFTAEAVRQLNLMPPELANFTAANVEAIKAVLDTQIRAS; via the coding sequence ATGACGATCACCAAACGGAATGCGAGGGCCATCCTGTTGGACGGCGACGACCTCGTGCTGATCAAGCGGACCAAGCCGGGCCGTGACCCGTACTGGGTGACGGTGGGCGGCGGTGTCGAGGCCGAGGACGCGAGCATCGAGGACACGCTGCACCGCGAGGTATTCGAGGAGCTCGGGGGCAAGCTGAGCAAGGCAGAGCTCGTGCACCTGATCACCGACTCGCTGGATGGCGGCCTGGGTGTCCAGCACATCTTCGCCGCGCGCCTGGAGCAGATGGACCTCGCGGTACGCGCGGGCACCGAGTTCGACAAGCCCGAGCGGGGCGGCTACGAGGTCGTCCGCGTGCCGTTCACGGCAGAGGCGGTCCGACAGCTCAACCTGATGCCGCCGGAGCTGGCCAACTTCACGGCCGCCAACGTCGAGGCCATCAAGGCCGTGCTCGACACCCAGATCCGCGCGTCCTGA